The following nucleotide sequence is from Mesobacillus jeotgali.
TCATGAGGCGGGAGCCGGTTGCCGATATTTGGGTCGTCAAGCGGGATGATATCAGAAAGATGTCGCTTGAAGAGCGCCAAACATTGCAAAGGCTTGATAACAAGGATTACAGGAATACAAAGGGCTACGGTTATTTGAAAAAGAAATGGCGCTACTACGAGCAGGAAATGCTTGATGAAAAGGAGATCTTGTCATGGGGAGGGAAGCAGGAGAAATGAAATATGAACTTGAAGATGCGTTGAAAAATGAAACCCTTCACGACGCTGCAGTTGAACTCCTGTTCCAGCTTGCTGATGATGATTTCATTATTGCCTACCGGGGTTCTGAGTGGCTGGGGCTTGCTCCCCATATTGAAGAGGACGTCGCTTTCTCTTCTATCAGCCAGGATACAATGGGCCATGCGGCAATGTTTTATCAGCTTCTTAGCGACCTAGGGGCTGGTGATCCTGACCAGCTTGCCCACAGCAGGCCGGCAGCAGAACGAAAGAATGCGATTTTACTAGAAAAAGTGAACGGCCCGGGTACGTATTTGACAGAGCCGCATTATGACTGGGCATTTGCTGTAGTGAGGAACTATTTTTACGCCCAGGCCAAGAAAGTGAAAATTGAATCACTGAAGAATTCATCCTACCAGCCAATGGCTGAAGCGGCAGTGAAGATCAATATGGAACTTTACTACCATTTACTGCACTGGAAAACGTGGTTCTCCCAGCTTGTGAGTGCCGGTGGAGAAGCGAGGACAAGAATGGAAGCCGCGATGGAGAAGGTTTTTGTTGAACTTGAAGGATTGTTCTCGATGGGAAGCCAGGCCGAAGAATTCTCAAAGCACAATTTGATAGATTCAGAGGAAGCTCTGAGAACGAAATGGATGCAAATGATGGCACCTGTTTTTGAATCCCTTAACCTGGAGATGCCAGATCAATTCGGGATGATGAGCGGAAATGGGCGAAATGGCGAGCATACCGCTGACTTGCAGACTGCTCTAGATACATTGAGTGAGGTCTATATATCCGATCCGGCAGCAAGCTGGTGATGATGAATGATAAGAGATAAAATCATCGATGCTTTGCAGACTGTGAAAGATCCTGAGATCGACAGTGTATCGATTATTGAACTGGGTATGCTTGATGAAGTCAAAATCACCTCAAATGATGTTTTGATAAAGCTATTGCCTACCTTCATGGGCTGTCCGGCACTAGATATCATCAAAAACAATGTTGTCAAAGCGGTCTTATCCATTGATGAAGTTGAAAAAGTGGATGTGAAATTCATCTTTCATCCCCCTTGGACATCAGATCGTGTCACTGATCTTGGCAGGGAAAAGCTCAAGGAATTCGGCATCGCACCTCCGCCAAGGCATATTACAGAAACGGGTGAGTGGCAGGCTGATTGCCCTTACTGCGGCTCAACCTATACGACCATGGAAAATCTCTTTGGCCCGACTGCCTGCCGCAGTATTCTATACTGCAAGTCATGCAAAAACCCTTTCGAGGCAATGAAACCAGTATCAACTTTGATGTGACGCCAAAGTCGAAAAAAGGAACCTTGGTGTCACATCAATTGATTAATAGCTTCAAGAAGCAATGCATATATTCTATTTGGTCTATAAAAATTTTAAAGAGAAAAGGGAGAGATTTTTAATGGTAAAACTAATCGCGATTTACAAGCATCCACAGGACAAAGAGGCATTTGACAAGCACTATTTTGAAACGCACGCCCCGCTGACTGCAAAAATTCCTGGTCTCCGTAAAATGGAAGTGACACGCATCGTCGGAAGCCCAATGGGCGGGGAAGGTAAATATTATCTAATGTGTGAAATGTACTATGACGACCATGAGGCATTAAAAGCTGGGATGAAATCTGCTGAGGGCAGAGCTTCTGGAAAGGATGTTATGAGCTTTGCGGGTGATCTGGTCACGATGATGATCGGTGAAGAAGTGAATGAATAGAAACTATGAAATGATCGAAACGACTGTAAAAGGACATATTGGATTAATACAGCTTAATCGCCCGAAGGTCCTCAATGCCTTGAACAGGCAAATGGTTTCGG
It contains:
- the paaC gene encoding 1,2-phenylacetyl-CoA epoxidase subunit PaaC — protein: MKYELEDALKNETLHDAAVELLFQLADDDFIIAYRGSEWLGLAPHIEEDVAFSSISQDTMGHAAMFYQLLSDLGAGDPDQLAHSRPAAERKNAILLEKVNGPGTYLTEPHYDWAFAVVRNYFYAQAKKVKIESLKNSSYQPMAEAAVKINMELYYHLLHWKTWFSQLVSAGGEARTRMEAAMEKVFVELEGLFSMGSQAEEFSKHNLIDSEEALRTKWMQMMAPVFESLNLEMPDQFGMMSGNGRNGEHTADLQTALDTLSEVYISDPAASW
- a CDS encoding EthD family reductase, with amino-acid sequence MVKLIAIYKHPQDKEAFDKHYFETHAPLTAKIPGLRKMEVTRIVGSPMGGEGKYYLMCEMYYDDHEALKAGMKSAEGRASGKDVMSFAGDLVTMMIGEEVNE
- the paaB gene encoding 1,2-phenylacetyl-CoA epoxidase subunit PaaB, which gives rise to MSGNGFYQEFEVFSKRTVNSPMQYQFSLLAPNHELALVMAQENFMRREPVADIWVVKRDDIRKMSLEERQTLQRLDNKDYRNTKGYGYLKKKWRYYEQEMLDEKEILSWGGKQEK
- the paaD gene encoding 1,2-phenylacetyl-CoA epoxidase subunit PaaD — encoded protein: MIRDKIIDALQTVKDPEIDSVSIIELGMLDEVKITSNDVLIKLLPTFMGCPALDIIKNNVVKAVLSIDEVEKVDVKFIFHPPWTSDRVTDLGREKLKEFGIAPPPRHITETGEWQADCPYCGSTYTTMENLFGPTACRSILYCKSCKNPFEAMKPVSTLM